The following proteins are co-located in the Phaeodactylum tricornutum CCAP 1055/1 chromosome 2, whole genome shotgun sequence genome:
- a CDS encoding predicted protein, whose product MGRTRSNRKPFPRPTIRLGALSTSDDSSYSPTIEQVWSGEKRPGPMCGTLLLKRFLNASHNDGGKKKVSMVNHATVLVRQSSSVYEAMDGDLVEPPEIEPNSYGIYPHKEKNLITARNVDPSFVVQFDFDQQDQVEMQPLRIAVPNRIIPKLTQKNAKVPHESKQKPENQEPKLIAKNLPVSLASTKASTSFANWSNSLSPVAEEVGSIDTREEFGTFPLTETKTIHSDTCREPKEAMSPPSGTATEKKETIQDMKNLILKQQVALRELTEQNMIFRLRLEESNFLLNASHKSQSLQKSDLKTATERNVTLEAEVRYWSGRCKNGKQKGMEGNIPSESVAERILAENSSGLPSHDDDLEDDLVEAKFQLLLNNVSFKDTETDDSEDEDEFTLQAFRTFKQTLMANASFNSTFDEQNEGDEVISPLLDVPHIVTEGEMTDRDDIEKKGCPGEMRDEPDFETSFVSRSSEDEPSSCESDASPHIEIENFQTRLQHIQERRITRRKGKHRSGSNVAQFHLKSQTGNLATL is encoded by the coding sequence ATGGGAAGAACGCGCTCCAATAGAAAACCGTTTCCGCGTCCAACAATCCGGCTAGGAGCGTTGTCGACTTCAGACGACAGCTCCTATAGCCCGACTATCGAGCAAGTCTGGAGTGGAGAGAAGAGACCTGGTCCAATGTGCGGAACGTTATTGCTAAAGCGATTTTTAAATGCAAGCCATAATGACGGgggaaagaagaaagtgtCTATGGTCAACCATGCTACCGTTCTTGTTCGTCAAAGTAGCTCTGTGtacgaagcgatggatggCGATTTGGTAGAACCGCCGGAAATTGAGCCGAACTCCTATGGCATTTATCCTCATAAGGAAAAAAATCTTATCACAGCAAGGAATGTTGATCCGTCATTCGTTGTGCAATTTGATTTCGACCAGCAAGACCAGGTAGAAATGCAGCCTCTGAGGATTGCTGTACCGAATAGAATTATTCCAAAGTTGACACAGAAGAATGCAAAAGTACCACATGAATCGAAACAGAAACCAGAAAATCAGGAACCTAAGCTGATAGCAAAGAATCTACCGGTGTCGCTTGCTAGCACCAAAGCCAGCACCAGCTTCGCCAATTGGTCGAACTCACTATCTCCTGTCGCCGAAGAAGTTGGATCCATAGATACCCGAGAAGAATTTGGGACGTTTCCATTGACAGAAACTAAAACAATTCATTCTGACACGTGCAGAGAGCCAAAGGAGGCCATGTCTCCCCCATCTGGTACGGCCACTGAAAAAAAGGAAACGATTCAGGACATGAAGAATCTGATATTAAAGCAGCAGGTAGCCTTGCGGGAACTTACTGAGCAAAACATGATTTTTCGGCTTCGACTTGAAGAATCCAATTTTCTCTTGAATGCAAGTCATAAGTCACAGTCTTTGCAAAAATCCGACTTGAAAACGGCGACCGAAAGAAACGTCACTCTAGAAGCTGAAGTCCGATACTGGAGCGGTCGATGCAAGAATGGGAAACAGAAGGGAATGGAAGGCAACATTCCATCAGAGTCTGTAGCGGAAAGAATCCTTGCCGAAAACTCGTCGGGGCTGCCATCTCACGACGATGACCTTGAGGATGATCTTGTAGAGGCAAAATTCCAGCTACTTCTCAACAACGTGTCTTTTAAAGATACAGAAACAGATGATTCTGAAGATGAAGATGAATTCACTCTTCAAGCGTTCCGCACCTTTAAGCAGACTTTAATGGCAAATGCTTCGTTCAACTCCACGTTTGACGAGCAGAACGAGGGCGATGAAGTGATCAGTCCGCTACTCGATGTACCTCATATTGTCACGGAAGGAGAAATGACAGACCGCGACGACATCGAAAAGAAAGGATGTCCCGGCGAAATGAGGGATGAGCCAGACTTTGAAACCTCATTCGTCTCCCGATCGTCGGAAGATGAGCCGTCATCCTGTGAGTCTGACGCGTCTCCACACATCGAAATAGAGAATTTTCAAACTCGTTTACAGCATATCCAAGAACGCCGAATCACACGGCGAAAAGGAAAACACCGGTCTGGTTCGAATGTAGCCCAATTTCACTTGAAATCACAAACTGGTAATCTCGCTACATTGTAG
- a CDS encoding predicted protein: MKPTNRTPGLQTIPRDEKTVTATRVQFCRYVMGHHVCLLLLLYISCLCRDRLTCVAFTPGTYFSKLQSSGCRQLSIRRHCLLVDMQTSRGASSGNQNEKDHGNWLERAHQLRREAQDLESQLRPSGEAVQRPPIRTKSVQYTTLAASYWTFTYRFTSVPLSADDDSGPPPDSFGGKMTLHFRSDGFTELISHEGLSGKPLEIIKVWGWDLETSSEDEEEYLLFSVDTVLPSPGLEQRFYFQARQDLNNDGTIKLTEGTVTMKQDVASASSNGFWGFMSPKGILAEFRYVGNFVAKPSPNSSS; this comes from the coding sequence ATGAAGCCCACGAATAGAACTCCGGGACTCCAAACTATTCCACGTGACGAAAAGACTGTCACCGCAACTCGAGTACAGTTTTGTCGATATGTGATGGGTCATCATGTTTGTCTGCTACTCCTGCTATACATCTCATGTTTGTGCCGAGATCGACTTACCTGTGTCGCGTTTACACCAGGAACCTACTTCAGCAAACTTCAGTCCAGTGGCTGCCGGCAACTGTCGATAAGACGCCATTGTTTACTTGTTGATATGCAAACGAGCCGAGGGGCTTCTTCTGGAAACCAGAACGAAAAGGACCACGGGAATTGGTTGGAGCGAGCACACCAACTGCGCCGTGAAGCTCAAGATTTAGAGAGCCAATTGCGACCATCAGGAGAAGCTGTTCAGCGGCCGCCCATTCGCACTAAGTCCGTTCAGTATACAACATTGGCCGCCTCCTATTGGACTTTTACCTATCGCTTCACTTCCGTTCCATTGTCTGCGGACGACGATTCTGGTCCGCCGCCCGACAGTTTTGGCGGAAAAATGACGCTGCATTTTCGATCTGACGGCTTCACGGAGCTTATATCTCACGAAGGCTTGTCAGGTAAACCGCTAGAAATAATTAAAGTCTGGGGCTGGGACTTGGAAACATCCAgcgaagatgaagaggaaTATTTGCTGTTTTCTGTTGACACAGTTCTTCCGAGTCCTGGCTTGGAACAGCGCTTTTACTTCCAAGCTCGACAGGACCTGAATAATGATGGTACGATCAAGTTGACAGAAGGAACAGTAACGATGAAACAAGACGTAGCTTCAGCATCATCAAACGGCTTTTGGGGATTCATGTCTCCCAAAGGCATATTGGCTGAATTTCGCTACGTTGGCAACTTTGTCGCCAAGCCCAGCCCGAATTCGAGCTCGTAG
- a CDS encoding predicted protein: protein MLLKKTTNPPMPAEQSLACHKFVTRLLHDSTDSTVNGTGEANFSVDKRRDLLRSAKHHDVASFVTRSRVCHLLFATQSGRAKACARRSARIISETVPSLTLLQNRVGATFDDEIKGDLQTFVKRTKQSNAFLLLFVSTTGDGEHTDTIRQTWQQFLGDRAYGPQYCAAGRKLAVRLMQLGATTFCQPGYGDDGTANGGVIADLDVWIDSILLPAIKALGLPNEGPRRSPSFISPGSRRAAYSVIVSDERRKGPLLDEWMEPGFSHAYSAFFSHLRPLTAYSYNGSLHRVETTGCVSRISEEPLLTRVEDNIRLTRSEWEQETRHIRLVAARKATQPETIAYQWKRNSLPYQAGDVASVIPSNDPEEVLKFLRALPPQIHENSDCILTITPKMLNTAEFLGVCCPFWPKRCTLYGWLIFCADIHALPEREDLRALSEFCSLEHEFGKDQRAKLISLSDLSGAALYGDYVLREKRSWADILHDFDSLRAPGSQLTVEVVLGLLSPIQCREFSIASSPSYEMMKMTCEASDKPNANGFAIELCVAKVEGTTPLGRAYHGLCSSYLSRLNDRRGESPSEVRMWIRPGTFSGLPLELSSESQSNKRLDVPTLFIGAGTGIAPLRGLIYEREAMFNLVNGLENGSMSNDINNIDENGLQCDNVLCFGCRKKDSDFYYEHEWQKLSQTGRLGMLTAFSRDQWHKIYVQQVLEKADAEETFLTNHLLHRNGAIYIAGGPNMARRVKQLIVESLARACGDDQKAALRILNQIQLAGRFSIEAWS, encoded by the exons ATGCTACTGAAAAAGACCACAAACCCACCAATGCCTGCTGAACAGTCTTTGGCGTGTCACAAATTTGTGACGCGTTTGCTACATGATTCGACTGATTCGACTGTTAACGGAACTGGTGAAGCAAATTTTTCAGTTGACAAACGTCGAGATCTGTTACGGTCTGCGAAACATCACGATGTTGCTTCCTTTGTAACAAGGAGCCGCGT CTGTCACCTGTTGTTTGCCACTCAATCTGGCCGAGCGAAGGCTTGTGCTCGCCGAAGCGCTCGTATCATTTCCGAAACCGTTCCAAGTCTGACCCTCTTGCAGAATCGCGTCGGAGCTACATTTGACGACGAGATCAAGGGTGATTTGCAAACGTTCGTTAAAAGGACCAAACAAAGCAACGCATTCTTGTTATTGTTTGTTAGCACGACCGGGGATGGAGAACATACTGATACCATAAGACAAACCTGGCAGCAATT CTTAGGAGATCGAGCGTACGGTCCTCAATATTGTGCTGCAGGGCGGAAGCTGGCGGTCCGTTTGATGCAGCTTGGTGCGACTACATTTTGCCAGCCGGGATACGGAGATGATGGCACAGCAAACGGTGGTGTGATTGCTGATCTAGATGTATGGATTGATAGCATATTGTTGCCCGCAATCAAAGCTCTAGGGTTGCCAAATGAAGGTCCCCGCAGATCGCCATCCTTCATCTCTCCAGGATCAAGACGAGCGGCATACAGTGTAATTGTATCGGACGAGCGTCGTAAGGGACCTTTACTCGACGAGTGGATGGAACCAGGGTTTAGCCATGCATACAGCGCGTTCTTCTCGCATTTGAGGCCGCTAACGGCGTATAGCTATAATGGCTCTTTACATCGGGTCGAGACGACTGGGTGTGTTAGCCGGATCTCCGAGGAACCCTTGCTAACACGTGTCGAGGACAACATTCGTTTAACAAGAAGTGAATGGGAACAGGAGACACGGCACATTCGCTTAGTCGCAGCTAGAAAAGCGACGCAGCCCGAAACTATTGCCTACCAATGGAAGCGAAATTCGCTACCCTACCAAGCAGGTGATGTCGCTTCGGTAATACCATCCAACGATCCAGAAGAAGTGTTGAAATTCCTTCGTGCGCTTCCCCCACAAATTCACGAAAATAGTGATTGTATTTTGACCATTACCCCCAAAATGCTGAACACAGCTGAGTTTTTGGGAGTGTGCTGCCCTTTCTGGCCTAAACGTTGTACCCTATATGGTTGGCTGATCTTTTGTGCGGACATTCATGCTCTACCCGAACGCGAAGACTTGAGGGCGCTAAGTGAGTTTTGCTCCTTGGAACACGAGTTTGGGAAAGATCAGCGGGCCAAACTAATCTCGCTGAGCGATTTGTCGGGTGCAGCGCTCTACGGTGACTATGTTTTGAGAGAAAAGCGTAGCTGGGCCGATATCCTACACGACTTTGACTCCCTCCGCGCACCAGGCTCGCAATTGACAGTCGAGGTGGTGCTAGGTCTATTGTCACCAATACAATGTCGGGAATTTAGTATCGCCAGCTCACCATCGTATGAAATGATGAAGATGACTTGTGAAGCTTCCGACAAACCGAATGCGAATGGCTTCGCTATAGAGCTGTGTGTAGCTAAGGTAGAGGGAACTACACCCCTCGGGAGAGCCTATCATGGCCTCTGTTCTAGCTATCTTTCACGTCTTAATGATCGGAGAGGGGAATCACCATCAGAAGTTCGAATGTGGATACGTCCAGGGACGTTTTCGGGTTTGCCTTTAGAACTTTCTAGCGAATCGCAGTCAAACAAACGTCTGGACGTACCGACACTTTTTATTGGAGCCGGTACTGGTATTGCCCCGCTGCGAGGGCTGATTTATGAACGGGAAGCGATGTTTAATCTCGTGAACGGGCTGGAAAATGGAAGTATGAGTAACgacatcaacaacattgaTGAGAATGGTCTACAGTGTGACAATGTTTTGTGTTTCGGATGCAGGAAGAAAGACTCCGACTTCTACTACGAGCACGAGTGGCAAAAACTCTCCCAAACCGGTCGTCTAGGCATGTTGACAGCTTTCAGTCGCGATCAGTGGCACAAGATTTACGTGCAAcaagtcttggaaaaggccgaCGCGGAGGAAACGTTCTTGACCAATCATTTACTGCATCGCAATGGGGCAATCTACATCGCAGGTGGGCCGAACATGGCACGCAGGGTCAAGCAGTTAATTGTGGAATCTCTTGCTAGAGCCTGTGGAGATGATCAGAAAGCAGCTCTGAGAATACTAAATCAAATTCAGCTGGCAGGGCGTTTTAGCATCGAAGCGTGGAGCTAA
- a CDS encoding predicted protein: HRAAEPSYLSADAPIQNYRGFLNLGVIILIVSNFRLILGTIRSNGFVLTTAVKHYKNLNHLKEDPWQEFPFVSGFLLQLVFVSIAFGIEWMLCRKYFNENFGMILHHFNAHSALLIPLGIVWNLIDRPAVGAILLLHATITWMKLISYMLANEDYRLSSHSDEANINYPQNVTLRNIFYFWCAPTLTYQIAFPKSPRVRYWKIADILMRMTVSIALFTFLLAQIVQPALEELVSDLDETNGSYTAAIFAELKLSIANTYLWLLMFYTYFHLYLNLFAELLRFGDRVFYKDWWNSSEVSAYWRLWNMPVHYWLIRHVYFPCVRLKMPKVAATFVVFFLSAVMHEVLVSVPFHIIRPWSFIGMMMQIPLVAFTKYLYRKFPGGSFGNVLFWMTFCVIGQPMAILLY; the protein is encoded by the exons CATCGTGCGGCAGAGCCCTCATACCTCAGCGCGGATGCTCCCATTCAAAACTACCGAGGATTTCTGAATTTAGGCGTTATTATTTTGATTGTTTCTAACTTTCGGCTGATCTTGGGCACAATCCGTAGCAACGGATTTGTCTTGACGACTGCAGTGAAGCACTACAAGAACCTAAATCACCTCAAGGAAGATCCCTGGCAGGAATTTCCTTTTGTATCAGGATTTCTTCTCCAGCTCGTCTTTGTTTCGATTGCGTTTGGGATCGAATGGATGTTGTGCCGGAAATACTTCAACGAAAACTTCGGCATGATCCTTCATCACTTCAATGCCCACTCAGCCTTGCTGATACCTTTAGGTATTGTTTGGAATCTCATCGATAGACCTGCGGTTGGTGCAATTTTGCTTTTACACGCTACGATAACATGGATGAAACTCATTTCTTACATGTTGGCGAACGAAGATTACCGGCTATCATCGC ATTCAGATGAGGCGAACATTAACTACCCCCAAAATGTTACTCTCCGCAACATTTTTTATTTTTGGTGTGCTCCGACGTTGACTTACCAGATTGCCTTCCCGAAGTCCCCGCGAGTTCGCTATTGGAAAATCGCGGATATCCTGATGCGCATGACGGTGTCCATCGCACTATTCACCTTTTTGCTGGCACAAATTGTTCAGCCTGCATTGGAAGAGCTAGTGAGCGACCTGGACGAGACCAATGGATCCTACACCGCAGCAATATTTGCCGA GCTGAAACTTTCGATTGCTAACACATATTTATGGCTTCTTATGTTCTATACATATTTCCATTTGTATCTGAACCTCTTTGCTGAGCTTCTGCGATTTGGAGATCGTGTGTTCTACAAAGATTGGTGGAATTCGTCGGAAGTATCTGCATATTGGAGGCTTTGGAATATGCCTGTTCACTATTGGTTGATCCGACATGTGTATTTCCCCTGCGTGCGACTGAAGATGCCGAAGGTCGCTGCAACCTTTGTCGTTTTTTTCCTCTCCGCCGTTATGCACGAGGTGCTTGTCAGCGTACCCTTTCATATTATTCGTCCGTGGTCTTTTATCGGGATGATGATGCAGATTCCTTTGGTTGCGTTCACAAAGTATCTCTATCGCAAATTCCCGGGCGGCTCGTTTGGTAATGTCCTGTTCTGGATGACATTTTGCGTCATTGGCCAGCCAATGGCGATTCTCTTGTAC
- a CDS encoding predicted protein, translating to MTAVEPKYQTVLLDMDGVLAEVSRSYRSAILATCHHYGANSVSFETITDWKARGNANDDWQLSYNLIRDDPEGRNDISLEQVTATFEDLYQGTTTKEGLYKLETLIPARETLEKLRKRSTPGMGIVTGRPRKDCMTFLKNFNLEDLFDAHYCMEDGPSKPDPYPVRRCCELLGVEPTKSVILVGDTPDDIQAAISAGITGVGVTTPEAAEMQEAKGKHHSSAKLSVIMKERGADVVLPPGFVELVDFMKHPN from the coding sequence ATGACTGCAGTCGAACCTAAATATCAAACCGTGCTGCTGGATATGGATGGCGTCCTTGCCGAAGTTTCCAGATCCTACCGTAGTGCCATATTGGCTACTTGTCACCACTACGGAGCAAACTCCGTGTCCTTCGAGACGATTACAGATTGGAAAGCTAGGGGtaacgccaacgacgactgGCAGCTCTCGTATAACCTGATTCGGGATGATCCGGAAGGTCGAAACGACATTTCTTTGGAACAAGTTACTGCCACTTTTGAGGATTTATATCAaggaacgacgacgaaagaagGATTGTACAAGTTGGAGACGCTCATTCCGGCCCGAGAAACGTTAGAAAAATTACGTAAACGGTCCACGCCAGGCATGGGTATTGTGACTGGTCGGCCCCGAAAAGATTGCATgacgtttttgaaaaattttaaccttgaAGATCTCTTTGACGCGCACTACTGTATGGAAGATGGCCCAAGTAAACCTGATCCTTACCCTGTTCGTCGTTGCTGTGAACTTCTTGGCGTAGAGCCCACCAAGTCTGTGATTCTTGTGGGTGATACTCCAGATGATATTCAAGCAGCAATTTCAGCGGGAATCACTGGCGTGGGAGTTACCACCCCAGAAGCGGCCGAAATGCAGGAAGCCAAAGGGAAACACCATTCTTCGGCAAAGCTGAGTGTCATCATGAAAGAGCGGGGGGCTGATGTCGTCTTGCCACCAGGCTTTGTGGAACTTGTGGACTTCATGAAACACCCAAATTAA
- a CDS encoding predicted protein: MTSNIKGGQPIINQISRAQCVHLRRMDEGTAMPWGQRLKTKFLNVFSKSEEQSEDVEASNQHQQTKQYRLEATRRSPQQSLFWKITTCNGRIGSPRRSTGLAIGINPNQKLAMYLHWMFRVNFLFLFVVMCVMFFALVILFAGFITMAGRIDEECVRIGGELFASTDAAFADAFALSWTTFSTVGYGSTAPALSYQNSSPTHCFFINFICSLEALLGVLYSGFCGAILFGKVLRIQSHAQVIFSDPIVIRFGPGVRRNNDFDPNHGHDESSDDEEKEPCPVLEFRIINRLYNEVGGEIMDATLNVVANVDASDADPSLQESFENDRNSAAQSISGETASDTSSIAESTRFDLLTSVISRNFLGRYHRRDQQALDEDPSARLVSKQIFSKMVIEASDHPFFKRVWLARHVLDEHSPLLKPRLRRQIRRHGGSWPSRLNNCDDVRESLQFNQVLVSLNGVSNVSASDVYAQKIYDFVDINIGYQFVNILYRDGDGSLGVDTDLINDVREQNGGGGETLIFDE; encoded by the exons ATGACGTCAAATATAAAAGGCGGTCAGCCCATTATAAACCAAATATCTCGAGCGCAATGTGTTCAT CTTCGGCGTATGGATGAAGGCACCGCCATGCCATGGGGGCAACGTCTGAAAACCAAATTTTTAAACGTTTTTTCTAAGAGCGAAGAACAGTCGGAGGACGTGGAAGCATCGAACCAACATCAACAAACGAAGCAGTATCGTCTAGAAGCCACCCGACGAAGCCCTCAACAGTCTCTGTTTTGGAAAATCACGACGTGCAACGGAAGAATTGGCTCACCCCGCCGTTCGACTGGTCTCGCCATTGGCATAAACCCCAACCAAAAACTTGCGATGTATTTGCATTGGATGTTCCGTGTCAATTTTCTATTCTTGTTCGTGGTCATGTGTGTAATGTTTTTTGCTCTCGTGATTCTATTTGCGGGGTTCATAACCATGGCCGGTAGAATTGATGAGGAATGTGTACGAATTGGCGGAGAGCTCTTTGCGTCCACAGACGCAGCCTTTGCTGATGCCTTCGCCTTGTCGTGGACAACTTTTTCGACCGTCGGATATGGTTCGACGGCGCCAGCTTTGAGCTACCAAAACTCGAGCCCAACCCATTGTTTCTTTATCAATTTTATATGCTCGCTCGAAGCTTTGTTGGGGGTGTTATACTCTGGCTTTTGTGGCGCAATTTTGTTTGGCAAAGTATTGCGTATTCAGTCACACGCACAAGTGATCTTTAGTGATCCGATTGTTATTCGGTTTGGTCCTGGGGTACGGCGAAACAACGATTTTGATCCCAATCACGGGCACGACGAAtcttcggacgacgaagagaaagAGCCCTGTCCGGTGTTGGAATTTCGAATCATCAATCGACTCTACAATGAAGTTGGTGGCGAAATCATGGACGCAACCCTGAATGTCGTTGCCAATGTCGATGCGAGTGATGCCGATCCCTCCTTACAGGAgtcttttgaaaatgaccGGAATTCGGCCGCCCAAAGCATTTCAGGTGAAACTGCGAGTGACACAAGTAGCATAGCAGAATCGACGAGATTCGATTTGTTGACATCTGTTATCAGTCGAAATTTTTTGGGTCGTTATCATCGCCGTGATCAGCAAGCATTGGATGAAGACCCGTCGGCAAGGCTTGTTAGTAAGCAGATATTTTCCAAGATGGTGATCGAAGCCTCGGACCACCCGTTTTTTAAGCGAGTCTGGTTGGCACGCCACGTCCTTGACGAGCATTCCCCCCTATTGAAACCCCGACTGCGTCGACAGATTCGTCGACACGGTGGTTCCTGGCCATCGCGTCTCAACAACTGTGACGATGTTCGAGAATCTCTTCAATTCAACCAAGTTTTAGTCTCATTGAACGGTGTTTCGAACGTCTCAGCGTCGGATGTTTACGCTCAAAAGATTTACGACTTTGTGGATATAAATATTGGCTATCAGTTTGTGAATATTCTCTATCGTGATGGGGATGGCTCCCTCGGTGTTGATACGGATTTAATCAATGACGTACGGGAACAAAACGGAGGTGGAGGCGAGACGCTGATTTTCGACGAGTAA
- a CDS encoding predicted protein, which translates to MNKLIVGNKYALTDKLRESTSGKSKICEALRLNAVGQPIGKPVTMKISSNSEALERENDNYIKLDDTEGLFVRILDFLPRAETNGQHFQDKSALVMESGSEDLRSFLKTHGPLDGDELRETVRMAARCVGAVHEKKMVWTEAKAENFVVKNDGRTIKGIDLESAVRHRDNPIDFSAEACPPEFALAFLCGREPFVEMEYHFDVWSLGMVLYEIATGQHYFGCEDNMAVIAAQLRNTKQIDLSQQPINNDLKDLIAWCLQIDPVERPTLEQILQHKFLERKK; encoded by the coding sequence ATGAATAAATTGATAGTGGGAAACAAGTATGCCTTGACCGACAAGCTCAGAGAAAGTACTTCCGGAAAGTCGAAAATATGTGAAGCTTTGCGGCTTAATGCCGTAGGACAGCCGATCGGTAAACCCGTGACAATGAAGATTTCGTCCAATTCGGAAGCACTTGAAAGAGAAAACGACAACTACATTAAACTAGACGATACGGAAGGACTTTTTGTTAGAATTTTGGATTTTTTGCCACGTGCCGAAACAAACGGACAGCATTTTCAAGACAAGAGCGCTTTAGTGATGGAAAGCGGTTCGGAAGATTTGCGTAGCTTTTTGAAAACGCACGGACCACTCGATGGTGACGAGCTCCGTGAGACTGTTCGAATGGCCGCTAGATGTGTGGGTGCTGTACATGAGAAGAAGATGGTGTGGACGGAAGCAAAGGctgaaaattttgttgtaAAGAACGATGGCCGCACGATTAAAGGCATTGACTTGGAATCTGCCGTTCGGCATCGAGACAACCCCATTGACTTTTCGGCCGAAGCCTGCCCACCGGAATTCGCTCTTGCTTTTTTGTGTGGCCGAGAGCCTTTCGTCGAAATGGAGTACCATTTTGATGTTTGGTCTTTGGGAATGGTGCTGTATGAGATAGCGACTGGTCAGCACTATTTTGGTTGTGAAGACAATATGGCGGTCATTGCAGCCCAGTTACGAAATACAAAACAGATTGATCTGTCCCAGCAGCCAATTAACAATGATCTCAAAGATCTGATTGCTTGGTGTCTGCAAATTGATCCTGTAGAACGACCAACATTAGAACAGATATTGCAACATAAATTTCTAGAGAGGAAAAAATAA